A single window of Verrucomicrobiia bacterium DNA harbors:
- a CDS encoding sugar ABC transporter ATP-binding protein — protein sequence MLAFKNISKRFPGVHALDNVSFEIKSGDCHALIGENGAGKSTLGKILSGVYTADDGEIFLDEKPIHAPTPLAARHLGIAMVHQELAFCPNLTVAENLCLGDLPRRAGWLDRAQMRAIARTMLAEIETHIDVDLPISQLSTGQEQLVQIAAALGTNARIIVMDEPTSSLSVAESENLFTLLARLKTRGITIIYVSHRMEEIFRLCDGITVLRDGKHVATERIAETNPDRVIQQMVGREVKQYSSQHLHRELGEELLRVENLSSPGKFANVNFTLHAGEILGFAGLVGAGRSEIAQAIFGLDPAATGKVFVRGAEIPLHSIHAALGAGIGLLPEDRKRLGLVLGMNCRENTSLAILPRISNLGFIRRQEERTLVQGYIEKLRVKTHSMETSIAGLSGGNQQKLALAKWLARQCKILIVDEPTRGVDVGAKAEIHRLLDELACQGLALITISSELPEVMNLSRRIIVMRQGNVAGELARADFTQTNLMRLMAGLEAKAA from the coding sequence ATGCTCGCCTTCAAAAATATTTCCAAACGCTTCCCCGGCGTGCACGCGTTGGACAATGTCAGTTTTGAAATCAAGTCCGGCGATTGCCATGCGCTCATCGGCGAGAACGGCGCGGGCAAAAGCACCCTCGGCAAAATTCTCTCCGGCGTTTACACCGCCGACGATGGCGAAATCTTTCTCGACGAAAAACCCATTCACGCGCCGACGCCCCTCGCCGCTCGCCACCTGGGAATTGCCATGGTTCATCAAGAGCTGGCGTTTTGTCCGAACCTCACCGTCGCGGAAAATCTTTGCCTCGGCGACTTGCCGCGCCGCGCCGGCTGGCTAGATCGCGCGCAAATGCGCGCAATCGCGCGCACCATGCTCGCCGAGATCGAAACCCACATTGACGTGGACCTCCCCATCAGCCAGCTCTCGACCGGCCAGGAGCAGCTTGTCCAGATCGCCGCCGCCCTCGGCACCAATGCCCGCATCATCGTCATGGACGAGCCCACCAGTTCGCTTTCCGTCGCCGAAAGCGAAAATCTTTTCACCCTCCTCGCCAGGCTCAAGACCCGCGGCATCACCATCATTTACGTCTCGCACCGCATGGAAGAAATTTTCCGCCTCTGCGATGGCATCACCGTTTTGCGCGACGGCAAACATGTCGCCACCGAACGCATCGCCGAGACCAATCCCGACCGCGTCATCCAGCAAATGGTCGGGCGCGAAGTCAAACAATATTCCTCCCAACATTTGCACCGCGAACTCGGCGAAGAACTGTTGCGCGTGGAAAATCTTTCCTCGCCCGGCAAATTTGCGAACGTCAACTTCACCCTGCACGCAGGCGAAATCCTTGGCTTCGCCGGCCTCGTCGGCGCGGGCCGCAGCGAAATCGCGCAGGCGATATTCGGCCTCGACCCCGCCGCCACCGGCAAAGTTTTCGTGCGCGGCGCGGAAATCCCGCTGCATTCCATCCACGCCGCCCTCGGCGCCGGCATTGGCCTTTTGCCCGAAGACCGCAAGCGTCTCGGCCTCGTCCTGGGAATGAATTGCCGCGAGAACACCTCCCTCGCCATCCTGCCGCGCATCAGCAATCTCGGGTTCATTCGCCGCCAGGAAGAACGCACGCTCGTCCAGGGCTACATCGAAAAATTGCGCGTCAAAACTCACTCAATGGAAACCTCCATCGCCGGACTCAGCGGCGGCAACCAGCAAAAACTCGCCCTCGCCAAATGGCTCGCGCGCCAATGCAAAATCCTCATCGTGGACGAACCCACCCGCGGCGTGGACGTCGGCGCGAAAGCCGAGATCCACCGCCTCCTCGACGAACTCGCCTGCCAGGGTCTCGCGCTCATCACCATCTCCTCCGAACTTCCCGAAGTCATGAACCTCAGCCGCCGCATCATCGTCATGCGCCAGGGAAACGTCGCCGGCGAACTCGCCCGCGCCGATTTCACCCAGACCAACCTCATGCGCCTGATGGCCGGCCTCGAAGCAAAGGCGGCTTGA
- the larE gene encoding ATP-dependent sacrificial sulfur transferase LarE — protein sequence MSKKLDQLRELLRSYGSCLVAYSGGVDSVFLARVAAEVLGEKSLAAIADSPSLPRRELEEALAIARQFEIPVKVVQTQEFNNPDYLANPNNRCYFCKHELFTELLPLARSGGFAVIAYGENASDIGDHRPGAKAASEFQVRAPLKEAGLTKAEIRELSAQMGLPTADKPQMACLSSRIPYGEAVSPKKLRMIEQAEYVLRDSGFYDVRVRHHELKVGDLARIEVGPSELPKFLADDTGNHVAAALKKIGYAQVTLDLQGYRRGSLNEPAPIRAALSVLK from the coding sequence ATGTCTAAGAAGCTCGATCAACTGCGCGAATTGCTGCGGTCTTATGGCTCCTGCCTGGTCGCGTACTCGGGCGGAGTGGACTCGGTTTTTCTCGCGCGAGTGGCGGCGGAAGTGCTTGGCGAAAAGTCACTGGCCGCAATCGCCGATTCGCCGAGCTTGCCGCGGCGCGAACTTGAGGAAGCGCTGGCCATCGCCCGCCAATTTGAAATTCCCGTCAAAGTGGTGCAGACCCAGGAATTCAATAATCCCGACTATCTCGCGAACCCGAACAATCGCTGCTACTTTTGCAAACACGAGCTTTTCACGGAACTTCTTCCACTCGCACGATCCGGCGGATTCGCCGTCATCGCTTACGGCGAAAATGCCAGCGACATCGGCGACCATCGCCCAGGTGCGAAGGCAGCATCGGAATTTCAAGTGCGCGCACCGCTCAAAGAAGCTGGATTGACGAAGGCGGAAATCCGCGAATTATCCGCGCAAATGGGTTTGCCCACGGCTGACAAACCACAAATGGCCTGCCTGAGTTCGCGCATTCCTTACGGCGAAGCGGTATCGCCGAAAAAACTGCGCATGATCGAGCAGGCGGAATACGTCCTGCGCGACTCGGGATTTTACGACGTGCGCGTGCGGCATCACGAATTGAAAGTGGGCGACCTGGCGCGCATTGAAGTGGGGCCGTCTGAACTCCCAAAATTTCTCGCTGATGATACCGGCAATCACGTCGCCGCCGCGCTGAAAAAAATCGGTTACGCCCAAGTCACCCTGGACTTGCAAGGCTACCGCCGCGGCAGCTTAAATGAGCCTGCACCCATCCGCGCCGCATTGTCGGTTTTAAAATAA
- a CDS encoding response regulator, whose product MCGFASFDLVEKQGKEPGPVRQADRKQLRVLIADDTAAIRDSMSNLISRLRDVEIVGQAQTGTQALELIRTLKPHIATLDIRMPELSGINVLTELKREGSDTSIIMLSGLAEAEYRRKCLALGAKYFFHKATEFEQVVEVLKESARALNGEA is encoded by the coding sequence GTGTGTGGCTTCGCTAGTTTTGACCTCGTGGAAAAGCAAGGCAAAGAACCGGGGCCAGTGAGGCAGGCAGATCGCAAACAGTTGCGGGTTTTGATCGCGGATGATACCGCGGCGATCCGTGATTCGATGTCGAACCTGATTTCGCGCCTGCGCGACGTGGAGATCGTGGGCCAGGCACAGACCGGCACCCAGGCCCTCGAATTGATCCGCACGCTCAAGCCGCACATCGCCACGCTGGACATCCGCATGCCGGAATTGAGCGGCATCAATGTCCTTACCGAACTCAAACGCGAAGGCTCGGACACCTCGATCATCATGTTATCGGGCCTCGCCGAAGCGGAATACCGCCGTAAATGCCTCGCCCTTGGCGCGAAATATTTTTTTCACAAAGCCACAGAATTTGAACAGGTCGTGGAAGTGCTTAAGGAAAGCGCGCGAGCTTTAAACGGTGAAGCGTAA
- a CDS encoding substrate-binding domain-containing protein codes for MKKFLSFVLALGLAATLHAQTKKSYTIGLIAKSQSNPVFQAARVGAEDAAKELSEKYHIAVKIDWRTPNEEDAQKQAEAIEQLVLAGADGIAVSCSDANKLTDAINSAVKNGVPVATFDSDAPRSQRFVTYGIDDEKCGEQVMEALAKELDGKGTIAILAGSQNAPNLQRRVQGMKEVAKKFPGITIKSVYYHKETPQDAAAKVEQVMQANPDINGWGFVGGWPLFTDNALKWAPGTVKCVSVDALPAELSYIRSGHVQLLLSQQCYEWGHRSVELLINKIYLHQDPASTKEVSALIPVTKENVDAFAKNWDKWLPK; via the coding sequence ATGAAAAAATTTCTCTCGTTCGTCCTCGCGCTCGGGCTGGCAGCCACGCTTCACGCCCAAACCAAAAAATCCTACACCATCGGACTCATTGCCAAGTCGCAGAGCAACCCGGTCTTTCAGGCCGCGCGCGTCGGCGCTGAGGATGCCGCCAAAGAACTCAGCGAAAAATATCATATCGCGGTCAAGATTGACTGGCGCACGCCCAATGAGGAAGACGCACAAAAACAAGCCGAAGCCATCGAACAACTCGTGCTCGCCGGCGCGGATGGCATCGCGGTGAGTTGCTCCGATGCGAATAAACTAACCGACGCCATCAATTCCGCCGTCAAGAACGGCGTGCCCGTTGCCACGTTCGATTCCGACGCCCCGCGTAGCCAGCGTTTCGTGACCTACGGCATTGATGACGAAAAATGCGGCGAACAAGTCATGGAAGCGCTCGCCAAAGAACTCGACGGCAAAGGCACGATTGCGATTCTCGCCGGCAGCCAGAATGCGCCGAATCTCCAGAGGCGCGTGCAAGGCATGAAAGAAGTCGCGAAGAAATTTCCCGGCATCACGATCAAGTCAGTTTATTATCACAAAGAAACGCCGCAGGACGCCGCCGCAAAAGTCGAACAAGTCATGCAAGCCAATCCCGACATCAACGGCTGGGGCTTCGTCGGCGGCTGGCCGCTCTTCACGGACAACGCGCTCAAGTGGGCCCCCGGCACGGTGAAATGCGTTTCCGTTGACGCCTTGCCCGCCGAGCTTTCCTACATCCGCAGCGGTCACGTTCAACTTCTCCTCTCGCAGCAATGCTACGAATGGGGCCATCGCTCGGTCGAACTTTTGATCAACAAAATTTATCTCCACCAGGACCCCGCCTCGACGAAAGAAGTCAGCGCGCTCATTCCGGTCACCAAGGAAAACGTGGATGCCTTCGCGAAAAATTGGGACAAGTGGTTGCCTAAATAA